CCAGCTTGCGCTCGGTGAGGAGCACCACCGCCGTCTCCAGCGCGACGTGCGCCGCGTCACCCGGACCGCCCTCGCGCTTCGCGAGGAACGCGTCCACCCAGGCGCGGGCGATGCGCAGGCGCTCCGGCAGGTTCTTCTCCAGGCCGCGCAGGTCGTCGTCGAACGCGGTGCGCGAACCGTGGCGGTCCAGGTGCGCCAGGAAGGCGTCCTTCAGCGTCAGGGCCTCGCGGCTGGTGGTGAAGCGGGGGCGGTCCACCGCCAGCTCCTCCACGAGGTAGCGGCCCGCCTGCCGGCCCTCCGCGGGCGAAGCGGTGAGGCCGTGGCCCTGGAGGAACGCGAGCACGCGCTCGCCCAGCTCATCCCCCAGCGCCACCAGGTCCGAGCCGATGTCGAACGCCTGCCGCAGCCGCGCGAGGCTGCGCGCGCGCCGGTGGAACACGCCGCGGAGCGCGTCATCCGGGTCGAACGCCCAGTACAGCGCGGCCCAGGCGCGAGGCACCGGGGCGAAGCGCAGCAGGCCCGCGCCCTGGTGCAGCGCGAGCAGCTTCTCCAGGAGCGCCGTCGCGTCCGCGTCGTGCACGCCGCGCTCGTAGCCCTCGTCGAAGCGCTCCGCCGCGTATGCGCGCACGCGCTCCAGCAGCTGTCCCTGCGCGCCGGCCTCGTACAGCGCCGCGAGCGTGAGGCCGCCCTTCCCCTCCTCCGCGTCCATCAGCAGGCCCGCGGCCAGGTACTCCGCGCGGTATACGTCGCGCGTCTCGGAGACCAGGTGCTGATCCCAGAGCTCGCGGTACTTGAGCAGCTCCGGATCCTCCACCTTCTGGGTGTAGTCGGAGCCGGTGAGCTGGAGGTACAGCGCGCCATCGCGAGGGACGAGCGTCAGCTCCAGCGGCTGCGTGTTCACGTGGAAGCGATAGGGCCCCAGCTTGATGAGGCCTTCGCCGCCCTCGAACAGGTCCTGCTTGTCGCGCAGGGCGCGCAGGGCGTCCTGCTTCGCGGACTTCACGCGCGACAGCACTTCGTCCGCGCGCACGCTGTCCTGGAGCGCCAGCAGCTGTTCCGCCAGCTGCCGCAGCTTGAGGATCATCGCGTCGGACGCGAAGTAGGCGTTGAGCTCGTCGTCCGCCTTGAACGACTTCGCCCGGCGCTGCACACCCTGGAGGATGCGCTCCGCCGCGCCGAAGAGGCCCGAGGCCCGGCGCTGACGCTCGTCCACCAGCGCCTGCTTACGCGCGCCGAAGGCCTCCAGCAGCTCCTCGCGCTTCTGGGTGATCTGCCCCAGGAACTCGTCGAACTCGCCGAAGCGGCCCTCCAGCTCCTCCAGCAGCACGGTGAGCTTGGAGAGCGCCTCGTCGCACTTCTCCGGCGAGTCCGCCTGCGACAGCGCGTTCTCGATGCTCTGCCCCAGCAGCTTGAACTGCGCGCCGAACTCCGCGCGCTTCTCCTTGCCGGACAGCTCCTTGCGCTTCGCCTGGAGCCCCGCGCGCACGCGATTCAACCGGCTGAACAGCTCGGAGATGCCCTCGAGGATTTTCGCCCGGGCCAGCGGGTCACCCACCTGGAGCCCGCCCACCACCTCACCCAGCACCTCCAGGCCCTGGGCGGTGCGATCCACGTCCTCGGCCAGCGGGGCCAGCTCGGCCGTCGTCGTCAGCGGCTCCAGCCGCTCCAGGAGCCCGTCCAGCCGCGAGGCCAGGGGCTGGAGCGCTTCGCCCTTCTGGAGGAAGTCCACGCACGCGGTGCTCACCGCGTCGGAGGCGGCCACCACCGCCTGCTCCAGGGCGTCCACGCGCCCCAGGTCCATGTAGCGGACGTCCTTCAACGTAATCAGGTGCCCGCGGTGCCGGCGCAGGTCCGCCAGCGCGCGCATGAAGCCCTCGGCGTCCGTGAGCCCCTCCGGCTGCGCGTTGAGCAGGAGCGTCTCCTGCGTCTGCAGCGCCTGCGCGAGCGACTCCTCCGCGCGCTTGCGCATCGCGAGGACCTTCTCGAACTCATCGATGATGAGCTCGGAGGTGCGGCGCAGCAGCTCGATGGGCTCCTGGAGCCCCACTTCCGCGTGGGACAGCCAGTAGTAGGCGTCCAGGGCCCGCGTGGCCGCGTTGACCAGGTCCTCGTAGGTGCGGCGGGTGGGCTTGTCCGTCTTCGCCACGCGCGGCAGCGTCAGCGCGTCGCTGATGCCGCGCACCAGCTCCGCGTTGCCCACCTTGCCCAGGTAGCCCGGCGCGGGGGGCAGCTTCGCCGCGTGCTCGTCGGAGACGAACGGCGTCTGCCACACCTGCATGGGGTGCACGCGCGTGGGCTCCTGCGACGTGGCGCGGAACACCACCAGCCCGCCGTCCGCGAAGAGGCTCATGCCGTGCGCCTGCAGCGGCGTCTGCACCTCCTTGCGCACCAGGTTGTACGGGAAGAGCACGTACGCGCCATCATCCCGGCGGTGGAAGACGTAGAGCACGTCCTCCCCGTTGGGCGAGCGCACCGCCTGGTGGAACTCCATCCCCTCCGACGCGCCGTCGAAGACCTTGTAGTCGCCCGTCTGGAGGTAGTAGCCGCCCGGGAAGACGATGCCCTGGTCCTCCGGCAGCCGCACACAGGACTGGCCGATGGCGTCGATGCGCACCACGTGCTGGGTGCGCGAGTTGAAGACGAGGTAGCGGTACGCCTTCTCCCGGAACGGCAGGATGCGCAGGAGGATGAGCCCGCCCACCTGCGTCCAGGCGAACTCCGCGTCATCCAGCGACTGATCCGGGTCATCCACCGGCTCGCTGTAGATGCCCAGGCCGGTGGCGGTGTTGTCCTCCACCTTCACGGTGAGGTCGCCCTTCACCGTCTCCACGAAGACCTGATCCAACACGTTGACGTGCGGGTGCTGGCCCAGCACGTACTGCTCGCGCGTGGCCACCGTCCACTCGAAGTCGTGTGACGGCGGGTAGACGTGGTCGCGCTCGCCCTGGTTGTCCACGTAGGTGGCGCGGCCCTCCACGTCCACGTTGAAGCGGAAGACCTTGAGGTCGCGTGCGGACTGGCCCGTCTGGAACACCGCGAGCAGGCGCGAATCCCGCCGCCGCAGCTGCAGGAGCTTCGCGTCCTTGTAGTACTTGTACAGCTCGCCAAAGTCCTTCACGAACCGGGGGTCCGCGAGGAAGCCGCCGGCCTCCGTGGGAGGCACGGCGGAGAGGTCGAAGCCCTCGGCCGTCTTCTCGAAGCGGTGCAGCGAGAAGACGTCCGAGACGTTCGTCTCCTTCTTCAGGCCGATGAAGACGTTGTAGCCGAAGAGGAGGTACTTCCCGACGCTGACGATGTCGCGGGGGACGCAGTTGTTCTCCGTGCGCACCCGCTCATTGCCGATGACGGTGAGCTCCGTGCCGCCGAACAGCGCCTTGCGCCGGGCGTTGAGGTCGTTCGCCTGGGTCGCCAGCGCGTCCGCCTGGGAGAGGAGGCGCGCACGGATGACCTCGTAGCTGCCGCCCTCCAGCGTCGCCTCGCCCCCGGGCGCCTGGGCGCCCGGGGTCTTGGTGCTGTCAGTTGCCATGGATGTTCACCGAGAGGTTGCGATTGGCGGGACGCTTCAGCCCTGCTGCTTCTGCGCGAGGGCCGCGGCTTCCGACTGCACCAGCGCCTTGATGCCGGCGGCGGTGGTCTCCGTGGGGCTCACCGACATGCGGTTGAGCAGCGCCGCGACGGCCAGGTTCTGCGCGTCGTTGCTGAGGCCCGGCTTGGAGAGGATCTCCTTCAGGTCCGCCGGCAGGTCCTTCTCACCGTTGAGGTAGCCGCCGAGCGCCTTCTTCAGCGACTCGCCGTGGTCCAGCGCGCCGTCCACCGAGCTGCCGAAGGACACGGCCTTGACGAAGTTCTCGAAGAACTTCCCGTCGCCGCCGACGATCTGGAACTTCGCGTTGGTGAAGGCCTGGGCCAGGACCGTGGCCTGGGCCTGGGCGACCTCCTTGCGGACGTTGATGGCGGCCATCTCCACGTCGCGCTCCTTCTGGAGGCGCAGGCGGTACTCCTCGTGCTCGCGGCCCACGCCGTCCAGGGCCTTCATCGCGGCGGCCTTCTCCGACAGGCCCCGGGCCTCGGCCATCAGCTTCTCCTGGATGGCGGCGGCCTCGGCCAGCTGCTTCTCGCGCGTGGCGAACGCTTCCGCCTCGCCGCGCTTGTGGATGGCGGTGGCCTCGGCCTCCTGCACGCGGGCGTGGGCCAGACCCTTCTGCTCCGCGCCAGCGGCCTCGGCGAGCAGCTTCTCGCGCACCGCGGACGCCTGCGCCTGGCCCTGCTTCTCGATGACGGAGGCCTCGGCCTCCTTCACGCGAACCTGCGCCATGCCCAGCTTCTCCGTGGCGACCGCGTCCGCTTCACGCACGCGCACGCTGGCCAGGCCCGCCGCGGCGGACTCGGCCTGGATGCCTTCGGCCAGCCGCATCTTCGCCTTGGCCTGCTTGTCCGCGGCCTCCAGGTCGGCCTCGGCCAGGGTCAGCTTCTCCTTGGCGAGGAACACGGAGATCTTCGCGCTCGCTTCCGCGGCCGTGACGTCCTTCACGGACGCCTCTTCGGCGTGCGCCTGGGCGGTGATGATGATGGCGTCCTTGGTGCGCTTGGCATCCGACGTCACGCGCAGGTCCTTGATGTTCTCCTCTTCCTGGGCGACGGTCTTCTCCACCGCGATGCGGGCGCGGACGACGTCGGCGATGGCCTTCTTCTCCGACTCCAGCGCCTTCTCCTTCGCGATGCGCTGCAGCTCCGTCTCACGCTCGCGGTTGATGGCCTCCAGGGCGCGGTCCTTCTCCACGCGCTCGGACTCCACGCCCACCACGCGCTCGCGGTTCTTCTGGGCCACCTGCACCTGGCGCTGCTTGTTCTCCTCGTTGATGGCGATCTCTTCTTCCGCCTTGATGCGCGCCAGCTGCGCCTTGGCGAACTCCTCACTCTTCACGCGGTCGGCCTCGGCCGTCTCACGCGCCTGGATGCTGTCGATCTCGCGGCGCTGCTTGGCGGCCGCCTCCTCGCGCTGACGCTCGAGGGCGAAGATGGCCTCGTCCGCTTCCACGTTGCGCTTGGTCACCGCCATGCGCTCGGACTGACGCAGCTCGTTGGTGAAGACGTTCTGCTCGGTGGTGAGCTGGGTGATCTTCCGGATGCCCTGGGCGTCCAGGATGTTGTCCTTGTCGAGCATCTCCACCGGGGTCTGCTCGAGGAAGTCGATGGCGCAGTCCTCCAGCATGTAGCCGTTGAGGTCGCGGCCAATGGTCTCGACGACCTTGTCCTTGATCTCGTCGCGCTTGGTGTAGAGCTGCTCGAAGTTGAAGGACTTGCCGACGGTCTTGAGGGCCTCGGAGAACTTGGCCTCGAAGAGGTTCTCCAGCGTCTCCTGGTCGGAGGCGCGCGCGCAGCCGATGGACTGGGCCACCTTGAGCACGTCTTCACGCGTCTTGTTCACGCGCACGAAGAAGGTGACCTTGATGTCCGCGCGGATGTTGTCCTGGCAGATGAGGCCTTCCTTGCCGCGGCGGTCGATTTCAACCGTCTTCAGCGAGATGTCCATCACCTCCGCGCGGTGGACGATGGGCAGCACCACGGCGCCGGTGAAGGTGACCGTGGGCTCGACCTTCATGGTGTTGACGATGAGCACCTTGCCCTGATCCACCTGGCGGTAGAACTTGGCCACGCTGACGAAGATGCCGAAGAGGATGATGATGCCGCCGCCGACGATTGCTGCCAGGCTGATGGGATCCATGGCCTATCCTGTGAAGTCCGTTGGGCGGGCCTAGTTCCAAGCACTCGGGGTCCCCCGCGAAAGCCACCCGGTGCCGATTGTCGCGCCCGTCCGGAGGAGCCCGGCGGACGCCAATGTTCATCGCTGTGAGCGGGCTCGCGCGACGGCCGCTGCCTTCAGCGGATCACGCAGCTGCTCCATTTCCTGGGGCAGGAGCCAGTCCACCGGCTCCACCTCGTACACGCCCCGCTCCGCGTCGTAGCCGAGGATCAACGCCGGCTGGCCGCGCTTGAGCTCATTGGGCTTGTCACAGAAGACGTTGAGGATGAGGCCCGCGGCCCCGTCGTCGAAGGTGGCGTGGCCATCCTTGGCCGTCACGCTGCCGCTGGAGATGGTGCACACGCGGCCCATCAGCGCCTCGCGGCCCGGGGCCTTCTTGGCGATGAAGATGGGGCGCAGCGGCCGCACCGCGAGCCCGCCCACCACCGTGCCCACCGTCGCGCAGACAAGGCCCAGGCCCGTGCTCACGAGCCACGAGGGCAGCATGGAGAGCGCCGAGTGCGTGGCCTGTCCGCCGAGCAGCGACAGCGACCAGGAGAGGAACACCACCAGGCTCACCGACACGGTGACGGGGATGCCCCCGAAGCCCAGCGCCGCGAGCAGGCCCGTGGCGGCCTCCGCGTCATGCAGGTGCGAGTGTCCCGCGTGGCCGACGTCATGGCCGCCGACAGCCTTCGCGCCGCCTTCCAGCAGCCCCGACGTCGCCTTGGCGCCGCCCTCGAAGGTGCCGCTCACCGCCTTGGCGCCGCCCTCGAACGCGCCGCTCACTGCCTTGGCGCCGCCCTCCAGGTCCACGTCGCCATCCAGCATGTCGATGCCGGCCGCACCGATGATCACGCACAGCCAGTACGCCAGCACCACTCCGAGGAGGATGGTGAAGATCGCGGTCGGGAACGCCAGCAGGGCGTCGAGGAAGGTCGTCATGCCTCGGGAATAAATTTGGAGGTGGGAGTCGCAACGAACTCTAAACGACTGCACCCGTATCCGAAAATGCCACCCAGGGCTTTTCCGGTTGCCTGCTCCCCGTGCCGCCAGGGGGCTACCGGATTGCCGCCCCGGCGTAGGCTGCGCACTACAGGGGAGCGATGCCCTCCCATGCCACCGTCTCAGAATCCGAGCGCGTCCCACCCGCGAGCCGCCGGAGAATGACCCAGCTGGAGCGGCTGCGGCAGGACGGCCACCGGCGGCTGGGGACGATGAAGCGAGGCTTCCGCTACGTGGACGCTCAGGGCCGGGCGGTGTCGCAAGCGGAGCGGGAGCGCATCGACGCGCTGCGCCTGCCGCCCGCCTGGACGGACGTGGCCATCTCGCCCAAGGCCTCCGCGCGCCTTCAAGCGGTGGGGAGGGACGGGGCGGGCCGCTGGCAGTACCGCTACAGCGAGGCGCACACGCAGAAGCAGCGGGATGCGAAGTATCAGCGCATCGTGGGCTTCGCGCAGGCGCTGCCGAAGATGCGGCGCCAGGTGAGCAAGGATTTGCGCAAGCGGGGTCTGGGCCGGGAGCGGGTGCTCGCGGGGATGCTGCGCATCCTGGGCACCTGCTTCATCCGCCCTGGCAGCGAGCGCTACGCGGAGGAGCACGGCAGCTTCGGGCTGGCCACGCTGCGGGCGCGGCACGTGAAGGTGCATGGCGACACGGTGGTGTTCGACTACCCGGGCAAGTCCGGTGTGCGGCAGCACCGCGAGCTGAAGGACCGGCGCGTGGCGACGCTCGTGCGGCAGTTGTTGAAGGTGCCCGGGCGAGATGTCTTCAAGTTCGTGGTCGACGACGGCGCGGTGGTGGACGTGCGGCGCCGGCACATCAACGAGTACATCCAGCAGGTGATGGGCCCCGGCTACAGCGCGAAGGACTTCCGCACCTGGGCGGGCACGCTCATCTGCGCCTGCGCGCTGGCGAGGGCCCGAGAGCGCGTGAAGGAGGACGGGGACGGCGGTCCGGTGAAGAAGACCGTGCTCAAGAAGAGCATGGTGGCCGCGGTGCGCGAGGCCTCCGAGCAGCTGGGCAACACGCCCGCGGTGGCGAAGGCGTCGTACATCTACCCGTCCGTGCTCGTCCTCTTCGAGCGGGGCCAGGTGGTCGACCGCTACTTCAAGTCCGTGGACGAGCTGGCGGCGAGCTCGGGCGAAGGCATGCACTGCTCGGAGAAGGCGCTGCTGCACATGCTGGGCAAGACGAAGCTCAGCGCGAAGCAGGCGTCCGTGTAAGAATCACGCGGAAGGAGGCATCCCCTGGCACCTTTCCTCGGCCCCTCTCGCGCGATGGTCCTTCAATGGCTGCGGGCTCCCGGCGCGGAGCAGCGACTGCCCTTGACGCTGGGCAACGGCACTCCGACCACCACCATCTCCGTGAAGGAGGGACAGTGGCTCTTGCAGCCGCTGGTCCTCGACACGGAAGCCAACTCATCTTCGCGGCATCGCGCGAGGAGTTCGTCGCGAAGTTGGAAGCGTTGAACTGGACCTACGGTTGACCGTGCCCGAGTACGTCACCCACCGCGATGCCCTGCCCCGAGCGGAACTGGAGGCCCTGGGGGATGCCCTGCTCGGCTCCCGCTTCATCGCGCGCAGTCCGTTGATGGGGACGTTCCGCGCGAGCCGGGGCTTCGCGTTCATCTTCACGAGAGAGGGCCGCGCGACGCTGGAGGCCCGCTTCCCGTTCCTGTCCGTCTACCTGCGCCGCATCCTCGACGACGACAGCGCGCGCGGGC
This DNA window, taken from Corallococcus coralloides DSM 2259, encodes the following:
- a CDS encoding DNA repair ATPase; this translates as MATDSTKTPGAQAPGGEATLEGGSYEVIRARLLSQADALATQANDLNARRKALFGGTELTVIGNERVRTENNCVPRDIVSVGKYLLFGYNVFIGLKKETNVSDVFSLHRFEKTAEGFDLSAVPPTEAGGFLADPRFVKDFGELYKYYKDAKLLQLRRRDSRLLAVFQTGQSARDLKVFRFNVDVEGRATYVDNQGERDHVYPPSHDFEWTVATREQYVLGQHPHVNVLDQVFVETVKGDLTVKVEDNTATGLGIYSEPVDDPDQSLDDAEFAWTQVGGLILLRILPFREKAYRYLVFNSRTQHVVRIDAIGQSCVRLPEDQGIVFPGGYYLQTGDYKVFDGASEGMEFHQAVRSPNGEDVLYVFHRRDDGAYVLFPYNLVRKEVQTPLQAHGMSLFADGGLVVFRATSQEPTRVHPMQVWQTPFVSDEHAAKLPPAPGYLGKVGNAELVRGISDALTLPRVAKTDKPTRRTYEDLVNAATRALDAYYWLSHAEVGLQEPIELLRRTSELIIDEFEKVLAMRKRAEESLAQALQTQETLLLNAQPEGLTDAEGFMRALADLRRHRGHLITLKDVRYMDLGRVDALEQAVVAASDAVSTACVDFLQKGEALQPLASRLDGLLERLEPLTTTAELAPLAEDVDRTAQGLEVLGEVVGGLQVGDPLARAKILEGISELFSRLNRVRAGLQAKRKELSGKEKRAEFGAQFKLLGQSIENALSQADSPEKCDEALSKLTVLLEELEGRFGEFDEFLGQITQKREELLEAFGARKQALVDERQRRASGLFGAAERILQGVQRRAKSFKADDELNAYFASDAMILKLRQLAEQLLALQDSVRADEVLSRVKSAKQDALRALRDKQDLFEGGEGLIKLGPYRFHVNTQPLELTLVPRDGALYLQLTGSDYTQKVEDPELLKYRELWDQHLVSETRDVYRAEYLAAGLLMDAEEGKGGLTLAALYEAGAQGQLLERVRAYAAERFDEGYERGVHDADATALLEKLLALHQGAGLLRFAPVPRAWAALYWAFDPDDALRGVFHRRARSLARLRQAFDIGSDLVALGDELGERVLAFLQGHGLTASPAEGRQAGRYLVEELAVDRPRFTTSREALTLKDAFLAHLDRHGSRTAFDDDLRGLEKNLPERLRIARAWVDAFLAKREGGPGDAAHVALETAVVLLTERKLDRETAGALTATEATGLLGSHPRIQDRKLSLRLDEFLARLGEFRQVRVPAYVAYRAYLRDLLDRERRKLRLEELTPKVLTSFVRNRLIDEVYLPLIGANLAKQLGAAGEGKRTDRMGMLLLMSPPGYGKTTLMEYVASRLGLTFVKVNGPALGHSVKSLDPSEAPNATARQEVERINLSFEMGNNVMLYLDDIQHTDPELLQKFISLCDGQRRVEGVWNGQTRTYDLRGKKFCVVMAGNPYTETGERFRIPDMLANRADTYNLGDILDGKEELFALSYLENALTSNPVLAPLATRDPQDVHRLIRMAKGEEVPSGELKHGYAAAELQEIIAVFQRLFRVQQVLLKVNLQYIASAAQDERFRTEPPFKLQGSYRNMGKLAEKVVSAMTDDELERRIDDHYQGESQTLTTAAEQNLLKLQEMRGRLTPEKAKRWEEIKQGFARVKRMGGKEDDPVARVTGQLGAIEEQLGSVRDAVVQAAAQANVPSEDTPVAPHLEALREAVLEVARVSREAAQRPPAPVQVSIPAAPPPVQAPQAPATDLAPYLKHLAQLLKALTERVATQAEEAPTLRNAPMPQAPAPDFGPYMAQLSKAITALADRPVSVSLPSQAESLQRAANGPSPAELSRQIELVEGALLPLERAARRNVQGEGEGIKALQVWQGVTEALELLRGMLRR
- a CDS encoding flotillin family protein, with protein sequence MDPISLAAIVGGGIIILFGIFVSVAKFYRQVDQGKVLIVNTMKVEPTVTFTGAVVLPIVHRAEVMDISLKTVEIDRRGKEGLICQDNIRADIKVTFFVRVNKTREDVLKVAQSIGCARASDQETLENLFEAKFSEALKTVGKSFNFEQLYTKRDEIKDKVVETIGRDLNGYMLEDCAIDFLEQTPVEMLDKDNILDAQGIRKITQLTTEQNVFTNELRQSERMAVTKRNVEADEAIFALERQREEAAAKQRREIDSIQARETAEADRVKSEEFAKAQLARIKAEEEIAINEENKQRQVQVAQKNRERVVGVESERVEKDRALEAINRERETELQRIAKEKALESEKKAIADVVRARIAVEKTVAQEEENIKDLRVTSDAKRTKDAIIITAQAHAEEASVKDVTAAEASAKISVFLAKEKLTLAEADLEAADKQAKAKMRLAEGIQAESAAAGLASVRVREADAVATEKLGMAQVRVKEAEASVIEKQGQAQASAVREKLLAEAAGAEQKGLAHARVQEAEATAIHKRGEAEAFATREKQLAEAAAIQEKLMAEARGLSEKAAAMKALDGVGREHEEYRLRLQKERDVEMAAINVRKEVAQAQATVLAQAFTNAKFQIVGGDGKFFENFVKAVSFGSSVDGALDHGESLKKALGGYLNGEKDLPADLKEILSKPGLSNDAQNLAVAALLNRMSVSPTETTAAGIKALVQSEAAALAQKQQG
- a CDS encoding DNA topoisomerase IB codes for the protein MTQLERLRQDGHRRLGTMKRGFRYVDAQGRAVSQAERERIDALRLPPAWTDVAISPKASARLQAVGRDGAGRWQYRYSEAHTQKQRDAKYQRIVGFAQALPKMRRQVSKDLRKRGLGRERVLAGMLRILGTCFIRPGSERYAEEHGSFGLATLRARHVKVHGDTVVFDYPGKSGVRQHRELKDRRVATLVRQLLKVPGRDVFKFVVDDGAVVDVRRRHINEYIQQVMGPGYSAKDFRTWAGTLICACALARARERVKEDGDGGPVKKTVLKKSMVAAVREASEQLGNTPAVAKASYIYPSVLVLFERGQVVDRYFKSVDELAASSGEGMHCSEKALLHMLGKTKLSAKQASV